The following is a genomic window from Cydia splendana chromosome 23, ilCydSple1.2, whole genome shotgun sequence.
taTTAACCAAATTAACCTAacgtttataatttaattgttttgtttatgtttaaaaatatttaattatctttgtgtgatgaaaaacattgtgtgtaactcagggggtaagaatattgttacTCGAGTCCTTAATTCACTCCAGCCTGCGGCTGTCGTACTATTATTTCAGTAATGTACTGACTATTACTTAGTACTATTTTACTAAAAGACTTAATACCTATAATATGTCTTTAGTCATAGATACATTTTAATAAGTAAGCTTATAGAGTGTTCACTCCAAGTTCACTCTCaaacacggtggccaaaaaataagcgcattcccgttgccagggaggttttgggattatactgagcaacttttactatgggaccaaccccgaaatcgcgaaaaaaaaatttaccctcccatagaagaTGGACCAGCCAAAGTGTATGGAACAGCCAAatattttttgcgatttcggggttggttttAGCCCCGACTGTGCAAGTGTTCAtttaacttctatgaaattatttgtataacaattattatttaaattatgacgtttaaataatacTAGCGCAAATCGCTGCTAACTTAGTTTGGTCTACTCTAcaaataaactagtggctccgTGAGCTATAGACCTAaaattgttaaaatattttaaatttatagttcgtttttttagcattagaaagaacttgagagaaggtaagcgatcttgacatgtcttttaattgataaacgctttttaaaaatcagtaactattacttatgaaagcagaagaatataaatgatcatattagattcataattgttacatatttgccgtagcttatttttaaaatgagtttttccattaaaagacacatcaaggttgtttaccttatttctaatgctaaaaaaacgaaccataacgctaaaaaaaacgaactataggtatagTACCTACAGCCCCTTTGTCTATGGCCCGTTAGACTGACAGGGTTGTTCAAATACAgcgctagatgtcgctgtaccGTCGGGAAACTGGCTAACGGTGTTGCAATACAGGCCGTACTAGTTTGTAGCCAGTTTCGTCGTTTAGTTATTAATATATAGAATTTGAAATTGTGattttaaggcgcggtgtgtagtaaaatacGCTTTTTGtaaccatatttacagacttttacaaggatttcatgcattattttctagtatgtataactttagtccttgaactacgttattgcttgtcagaaacacaaCGGCTCATTATtatctcgatagaatcttaagtagAAAACATGCTTAAAGCTGTCTTTTGATCCATATtttagaagtactacgacgaaaatggatatgaaacttacctcattcgatagcttttaagtaaatcttcgtTATTGCtggtccttttatcgatacgttaatcttttcattcataattttatgaattcaacttttgcctactaaattacaccctacgcggcaataccttgcgcccattccccgcgccagtacgcccgtggcCACTGCcagcgtcggacctatgctagtttagtggacgtttcataaaatgggtaaccactgtataaatatgcaaatatgttatacacacaatgtttttcaacatacttacgaagaaaagcaaaacaaTTCTTAATTActgtgacatttcagacattcgcccgtcatattgtcattttataacaagttgggaagcaaaggcacacactcatctaaccaatccggaattcagtcacgaatgtcacgattgataaattgtgtaaacatattttattaaaggctattaaattaatcaaattgaatcaTTTTTAAACATATGTGTACGGGATTCAAATACCTATGTGGGAGTGTTTAGTGTATGGTGGTAACCATTTCACCGCTTTTAGTTTCCGAGTTACCTACATGCGTTTTAAGGGAAGTGGTCGAAAAATGCCTAAAATGGTTTTGTGTTTAATATTAggtaaggtagaagtactagtgctcgacgctgcactagtattcgacatgggtaTAATGTGTAGCTTtaaaatagagctcgacggctaatcctattgtctattgttaagtaaaaccgctcgtgccacgtgccacaaccagtgcctacataaaaaatacgtacttcggttactgagtgccggcgagtcgaacgctacagaaccagtctaaaatgtgtcatcgagatgcgtaacaaaggcgcgttatcggagagcgcacctacactggatTTTTGAACGTTGgcctagcccgcgctcaggtgccaaataaaataattaagaccctttttttgcaggtaagtagcacgtgcggttttacttaacaatagacaataggattagccgttgagctctatttgaaagctacacactacgAGTatactttatgtcaaagtaatataggttaaatttgaacgGCGACGATCtttctgtattcaaatttaattcttgtcactttgacataaagtgcccgtGTCGAATACTATTGCAGCGTtgagcactagtacttctaccttattTCCGCCAAGTCCGTACCGTGCGATATGGAAATTTATTCCAAAAAATGCTGTTTTTATATACCACACTGGTGGCAAGCAAGTATACGACCCACATTCAccatagcctatggacgcctgcagcTACGGGGATGTTACACATCATGCCAAATGTTGATTGatttatatcaaataaaagtcctaatatataaaataagctttcataagtaatagttactgatttttaaaaagcgcttttcaattaaaagacatatcaagatcgcttacctttttTCAAGTACTTTCTAAtacaaaaaaacgaactacagtattcttccttattttcaatacctacttgcccgaaattgacttctagaattagaccaagtctgcgacgattttgattgcacatgcagtgcaagtgttaatcataatttcatacagGTTTGTcgttcaaaataacacttgcactgcgtgtgcaatcaaaatcgttgcagaattttcttggtctaactctattatatttttaaggtaaGTAAGTACTAATTTCTGTCGCATAATAATTGGGTATAATTTGATTAGGTTCTTAATTTGTCGGGGTATACTCtgatattgtatataattttattaagtactcaTTCAAAtacgaatttgctaataaaccTTATTCgatattaattgccggaaaaaatcccggaactgacaaatCAGAatattcagaataccgatgtcttcagaataaggacgtagacatgctgcgcgggaatggtgcggtgcgccgcgcggggcgcccgcccgccagttctaccactcgtctgcttcaccccctcgGAAACGTAAAACTCAAGTATAAAAGcgccttaataataataatttttgtGAACAACGTCCTGACTTGACGTTGTTTTGATCTTTGACTACTTTTGATGGAACGTTGGAATTTGTGTGTTTGAAACAAATATTTTGTACCCGAGTTAtagatgtttttagggttccgtaccaaaaggaacccttatggtgcaactctgtccgtccgtccgtccgcctaTCTGTCACATTGCTAAATAACTTGATTAGGAATAACGCTATGAACAACGCTAACCCAAATACATTGCAtgtgtaatttttagggttccgtacctacccaaagggtaaaaacgggaccctatttctaagactccactgtccgtctgtcaccaggctgtatctcatgaaccgtgatagctaggcagttgaaattttcatagataaaataaatatttaagaggGGCTCCCATAACAACaaaagtgatttttttgccgttctttgcgtaatggtacggaatgaAACGTAATGACTCGCTTTTgggtgttttattttattttacttatattaTGAATTATGGAAAATGTTCAATATAAAGAGGGGGCAACATTTCAAAGTCTGGTTATTTCAAATTTACAGTAACGGACTTTAagtgttgagccatttagggttcaagctaatttggttgaaatgaaaatgttaatcagatcggggaaatcctgaagaaataGGTCacgagcaccctaaaccggcgagcgtgtatgaggaatgttatgaaagtgaaggaagcgaaagaggtatgtcaggatcgtagcaagtggataTCCGTGgcctctgcctacccctccgggaaataggcgtgattatatgtatgtaggtatgaaAATACTAATTAGCTACCTATTATAACAATTACAGGCCATGACAGTACCTAATGTATACTGGTATTGTCATcctattaacacattcaataccactaagtgctacgggttacgctcgtagcgcgtagccacggtttcgtcgtatgtagcgcgtagtcgctacgaacagtgtacccgacagtcgggttcttggtgttgaatgtgttaatatggTCAGCATCAAAAAGTGATATCATATCAGTAATCTTGATATGGTTTGATTGATGGTATTTACCATCATTATGTTAAGACTgggtcgaccgtccagtggcacCCTCATTAGGGGAGTTGTGTTttaggcctagtttcccctcgttggaaggtcagatggcagtcgcttccgtaaaaactagtgccaacGCCAGTTCTCGGGCTTAGTTGCTGATCGGACCCCCGTCCTatcctatgagccgtggcaaaaagctgggataacgcgaggaagatggcGATGTGATTGTCTCattagtacaaacagcaacactcctaaatgtacatcggtggaccttattacaaaaggcataaggggctgtccataaattacgtcatatatttttgacgatttttgacaccctccccctaaaatcatccaaaaatcatgcttcgaatgaccccgtttcctcctacgtcatgctatcatccgatgtccagacccctaatttgaaatgacgtaatttatgaatagcccctaaggtccaccgatgtacagttaacagtgtgggcgatggtacctacaACAGCCTTATTTGAGCTTGAGTTGTAgattacttaaattaaattaaattaatttaaggcCAACAAAGGATCAATTAACTTACTTAAGGCAATTTGTGTCACTTTGTGACttaagtcaatttgtgtaataatgtcctataatatttatttatatatttgtgaaATCATTAAAGGGTGGCAGAAAGTTTTGTTCTATAAAATTAAGTAGATTTTTACCTCCACTGGCGCCCAccatacagaaaaaaaaaatggatctATTAGTATGAgaaaatttaattgaatttgtttagttttaataaatataattttattgtaacaaaataaaagtaaatctCTTCCATTTAATAGGtaatgatttaaatttaattggaGGTTATTTGTACTAGTATTGGGACCGTGGAATGCTAGAGGTTCTAGCATAAccaaccaacggtgaaaatagGGTTCCCGATGGTAGATACTTTAttatcatcattggccacagcatcttAGTTGATTGTTGCAGCGACAGCAGCTGTGCAAAACTCTTCCTTTTGGGCATTTTCAGCTctattcggctcagcattgctccaagcAGCTATTACCttattagggttgacaaaaCTTGACATCCCTTTGCGTGTACgatcacagataagataattacttgaatgtTAACAACCTTAAATAGCTTAAAGAAGAAAGGGActgcatgattcgaccctgaaccgctgtcaaactttggttttgtaggaagtttccttgcTGTACcatagtactattacttattctgtggcgaCAGTTAGATTTGGGGTTTGTTTACATGATCCAGTAGCAATACAAGTAAAATGTCAGTTATATATAAATGAAAtacattttcatacaaacactTTTATTCATTTTTCCACAAATAAAACTTCTCATACAAATACCTAAGTTCTTCTAACCACACTAGATCCCGTTCCATGGAAGTTAATCTACATTCATACGCTGAAATCATTCTAGTGTTCTTTAAATCTTCAACAAAAATATCACCGACAACACTTATACAGTCTCCTgttgaaaaaaataatggactAGTTTTTTTCTTCTCTATGCTATTTATCAATCTACCCATAACCATAGTATTATCGTCTCCCCTTCTCGAAGCATCTGCGAAGTTTTGTATCAACTTTTTATATGACGGCAAAGGTATATTCAAATTATTCTTTGTGCTATCATAATACACTGAAACGCAGCCTGTCGGGTCGGTTAAATCGAAGTTAGTGGCCGTTTTTGAAGCATTAGTATTATAAACAGCAGTCACAACGCCATGTAGCATCACATTCTTGAATTTTAAGCCGAAAATTTCGTATATATACTTGTTTTGCTCAGTTCTTGAGGCCCGAAAGATGTCTTGTATGTATAACTTTAACGGGTTTCGTTGCAGCTCGTTTACACTATTCACAATAGCTGCAGCCATAATAATGTTCAACTAGTAAGTTATTTATAACTAGATTAATACTTGTGATCACTCATAACGTCTGAAAACCGGcatattttcatttaaaatgtattttaaaattgaaaGTTTTGCGTGTCTCAAACGTCAAAATTGAGTTTACCACAGATAACGTAACCATAATAAGTATGGATGGGATGGCCTGATCGATTAAATCAATAATGTTGGCAGTCTTGACACGACTTAAGCGGTTTCAAGCGGTTTACAGATGACTACAATTTATCATTGCGATCTGTCAAACGATATGTGAGAAATCATTGGTCAGTCGGAAATGCACAAAGTAAGTTACAAGTTAACATGAGTTGTATTCTATTTTACTATAGCTACGGCATTGTCAGTTGTATTGATAAATCATTACATTTGCCATTTCATTTATTAGGTTTCGTTTTGCCATTGTTTTTACAACTTCGGCAATAAATGCCAAGTACCAACGGTCTGTGTACCTATTATTCCTATCCTAATTAAAATGATCACTTGTTCCATTTTATTCCAATTATAACGAAAAATGTATTCCTGGAAGAATACGTCCTGTTAacaacattgcaattttaactGTATCTACTTGGAATAAGGCGCAACATAAAGAAACATGATTGAATAGGATACGCGTCTAAGGAAGTTATTCATGGATCTTGTTAAGAGAAACAAGCGAGCGCGATCACAATGAGATGAGATAACGAGTCTTAGAACAGCGGCCGTTCCGATGCGGCCCCATCGAACTGTAGAGATGGGATTCTATCGATATCTGAACccattttataaagttacatGTCAACGTCAACGGGTGACAAAAAAGCCTTCGACAAGCACTTGAGAAATAGCGACAGGCGATTAGAGTCCCTCTAAGCTAACTTTATAAGTTTACGCCGAATTGAACAGAataaagtgagggagtgtcgaGTGTCATTATAACTGTCATATTTtcacattaatgatgacattgccacacgTTGTCAGTGCAAATGCAATACAGAGTTAGTTTGGTTCGATTTTACTACTTTTTGTAACTTATAGTTTTAAAAATGCGGCTTTGGAATTGATAAAAGTGAATCACAGTCACAGTCTCGATGACTGGGTTGCCATGGTTACAAATCCGGGGCACTCTTTGAAGCGCTGTTTTTCTATAATTTCAATTTATTGATTTTGCTAATATACACAGATACAATACTGGTCATGTCAGTCTGCCACAATAAGGGATGCAAAATATTGATCTTACACtaaaattataattagcctaTCTTAACTAGCTAATAGGTATACATTTAAACTTATATAGCATTAAATTCCCTCATAGCATCTCATCTAAAGCATCAAATCAGCTCCTAAAGAATGAGGCGGTGTAAATCACTGTGTAAAATATTTGTTATAGCTGGTCAAAGAtgtttgtcagtagcaaaaggcacaaaattcaaattttctatgggacgattacccttcgcgcctactttttttttaatttgccgcttttttctactgacggaaatggcttcaCAGACTATAATTCTTAAATCCATTTAACTTACATTACATCTTGAATCAGTAACTATAATTTTACATCCGCAACGCAGGCTTTGTCAGGCACCTTGAATTGAAAATACCGATAACATCTAATTAGAGCGATATCGACACAGCCACCCCTAGGCACTCAAGAAAACACTCGACAAATAAGCGACGGCAGACAGTTTGCATAATTGCCGCGTTCGATACCCACCGCACACGTCCCTCCCAcagaatagataataatatgtatagatTCTCACTGTCTGAGCTCTGTATTTGTAGTATGGCAAGTCGACTGTGTCTGTAGAAGTATTTCCCTTATGACTCTTATGACTCTTATGAGGCGTGTAAAAGaaaaaaacggccaagtgcgagtcggactcgcccaccgagggtttcgtactttttagtatttgttgttataccggCAACAGattatacatcatctgtgaaaatttcaactgtctaactatcacggtccgtgagatacagcctggtgatagacggacggacggacggacagacggatagcggagttttagtaatagggtcccgttttaccctttgggtacggaaccctaaaaagaaggaatggaaagattagCATGTTTCTGGTAAGCTTCGGTAGCTTAGTTGGTTAAGAGCGATCGGACCGAAGTTCCAAAAGGTCGCAAGTTCGAGTCTTGCCACTCTTGCCCGAAGCGGTAAATTGTTCTTTAAGTATAAAATGTGTTATATGAGCGACAGCAATTACTTACTATCAGGCCGtataacaatattaatattcatAGCCGCTAAGCAAGCACCACTGTCGCGCACACACCCAATCAGTAATAAACGTTCTCTATTACTTAATTTGTCGAATTCGCAATTGCGCGGGACAAAGGCATGGTAATTACATAGAAATACAATTCGATGTTAGCATCTGTTTGTTTCCGGCTGTCATTGACGTATAGACCAATTCGAAGTTgcagttattcgatctgtttccgatatgataatGAACTGTCAGTGTCTAAAGTTACATTTTGTTGAAGAA
Proteins encoded in this region:
- the LOC134802022 gene encoding uncharacterized protein LOC134802022, which encodes MAAAIVNSVNELQRNPLKLYIQDIFRASRTEQNKYIYEIFGLKFKNVMLHGVVTAVYNTNASKTATNFDLTDPTGCVSVYYDSTKNNLNIPLPSYKKLIQNFADASRRGDDNTMVMGRLINSIEKKKTSPLFFSTGDCISVVGDIFVEDLKNTRMISAYECRLTSMERDLVWLEELRYLYEKFYLWKNE